The genomic stretch GCTTCTACAGAGACAGGGGCTGAAGTCCTTCGTGGTGGTCCCCTTCTTCGTCTCCGGTAAATTGAAGGGCTATCTGGGGTTCGACGACGTCTGGGACTCCCGAGACTGGACTCCGGAGGATCTTGTGTTGCTGCAGGCCTTCTGCGATGTCTTGAGCCAGGCCATGGTCAAGAGAGAAGGGGAGGCCCGGCTCAGAAAGACCATGAACAGCAGTATAGAGGTGCTCTCCCGGGCGGTGGAGCAGAGGGACCTGTTTACCTCGGGACATCAGAAAAGGGTGTCCTCTCTGGCGGAGGCCATAGGGGTTAAACTGGGCTTCGATCCCTATCGGGCCGAGGGGATCAGAATCGCCGGGTTGCTCCACGATATAGGCAAGATAAACGTGCCTGCCGAGATACTGAACAAGCCCGGTCCCCTCTCGGCTTTGGAGTATCAGCTGGTCCAAAGGCACCCGGAGATAGGCAGGGACATCCTTGGCGACGTCCATTTCCCGTGGCCCATAGCAGAGGCGGTGCTTCAGCATCACGAAAGGCTGGACGGGTCCGGCTATCCTCAGGGACTCGCCGGCGACGCCATATCCCTGGATGCCAGGATACTGGGCGTCGCCGACGTGGTGGAGGCTATGTGCTCTCATCGTCCCTACAGGCCCAGCCTAGGGCTGGACATCGCCTTAGACGAGTTGAGGAAAAACAGAGGGGGTCTCTACGATCCGCACGTCGTGGACGCCTGTTTTCAGCTGGCAGAGGAGGGGTTCTTCTCCGAGCCGCCCTTCGCGTAGAGGGCCGCCTCGTTTCCTGCCACGTAGCCGGTGGACCAGCATACCTGTAGATTGTAGCCCCCGGTGGGACCGTCCAGATCCAAAATCTCTCCGGCGAAGAACAGCCCGGCTGTCTTTTTCGATGCCATAGTCTTGGGGTCCACGTCCTTCAACGAGATCCCTCCGGACGTTATGACGGACCACCGATATCCCAAGAGGCCAATAGGGGTTATGGGAAGGGATTTTACCGCCTCGATGAGATCCTTCCTTTGTTCCTTGGTGACCTCGTCCACCCTGGTCTCCGCCGGGATCCCTGCGGCCTCCATTATCACCGGGATTATGGCCCGGGGCAGCAGATCCTTCAGACCGTTCTTCAGCAGTTCTCTCCTGTGGGCCTCCAGGTCCCTAAGGATCCTGGCGTCCAGCTTACCCTTGTCCAATGCGGGCTTTAGGTCCAAAAACAAGGTGGAAGGTCCCTTGGTCAAGGACGCCCCTATCTCCTTGGCCATGTCCATAACGATAGGTCCGCTTATGCCGAAATGGGTGAACAGCATCTCTCCGAAACGGTCGGAGACCTTCTTTCCTCCCCTCCACAGGGAGATAGACACGTTTCTCAATGTGAGCCCCTGTAGCTCGGAGCACCACGTCTCCTCGGTCTTCACCGGGCATATGGCCGGTTCTGGCCCCACTATACGGTGTCCCGTCTCCTTTGCCCAGCGATAGCCGTCGCCGGTGGATCCGGTGCCGGGATAGGACATCCCCCCGGTGGTCACTATCACCGAGGAAGCCGACATGGTTCCCCTGTCGGTGACTATCCCGGTGACTTTGCCGCCGGAAACGGTCAAGCCTCGGGCGGTGGTCACGGTGAAGATCTTGACCTTCCCCTCGAACATGAAGTCGCTCAGAGCGTTTATGACGTCCTCGCTGTTCAGTCCGGTCTCGGGAAAGACCCTGGATCCTCTCTCGACCTTGGTTGCCACCCCTCTGGACCGGAAGAACTCCAGGGTCTCCTCCACTCCGAAACGACTGAGAGATGAAAGCAGAAACCGGCCGTTTCTGCCGAATGGCTCAACCAGCTTCAGAGGATCTTTTTCCATGTGGGTCAGGTTGCATCGTCCCTTGCCGGTTATGGCAAGCTTGACTCCGAGCCTGTCGTTCTTCTCTACCAACGCCACCGAGGCGCCGGTCTCGGCGGCCTTCCCGGCTGCCATCATCCCTGCCGGTCCGCCTCCTACGACTATGACGTCGAATTTCTCTAATTGCACTTTAAAAACCCCTCCCGATAACTTCGTGAGGTTATCATACCATCACCCCGAGGAAATCCAGTGGTTAAACAATATGTTCTTTTTTTTCTTCTCACTCGACCCCTTGACCTGTATAATGTATATTGCTAATCTTGTCACAAAGTTGAACCGAGGCCGAATTCGGTCTATAGAGAAGAGGAGGAATGACCTATGTGGGATGCCAAGATGCCTATTCACGAGATACGAGAGATAAGGGCCAAGACCACAGTCTACCTTGGGGTGGGAGCCATCGCCAAGATAGACGACATCGTGGGGGAGCTCAAGGGAAAGGGAATCGGAAAGGTGCTCTGCGTTACCGGGAGAGGGTCCTATAAGAAGACCGGTGCCTGGGATCACGTCACCGCCGCCTTCCAGAAGCACGGAGTCGAGCACGTTCTGTTCGACAAGATTCGTCCCAATCCCGAGGCCGACGACGTCGACGCAGCCGCGAAGATGGGCCGCGACTTCGGCGCACAGGCTGTGGTCGCCATAGGCGGAGGAAGCCCCATAGATGCGGGAAAGAGTGCCGCCATCCTCATGGAGTATAAGGACCAGGATGCCAGGAGCCTCTACGAGTTCAAGTTCACCCCGGAGAAGGCCGCTCCCATCGTGGCCATAAACCTGACCCACGGAACCGGAACAGAGGCGGACCGTTTCGCCGTCGTGACCATACCGGAGAAGGAATACAAGCCGGCTATCGCCTACGACTGCATCTATCCCGCCTACGCGATAGACGACCCCGCCCTCATGACCGGTCTGTCCGCCGCTCAGACCCGCTTCACCGCCATAGACGCGGTCAACCACGTCACGGAGGCGGCCACGACCAAGGTCGCCACTCCCTACACCGTCCTTTTGGCCAAGGAGGTGGTCCGCCTGGTGGCCAAGTACCTGCCTCAGGCTCTCCAGAATCCCGACGACCTCACCGCCCGCTACTATCTTCTTTACTCCTCTCTCATAGCGGGTATATGCTTCGACAACGGCCTTCTTCACTTCACCCACGCCCTGGAGCATCCCCTGAGCGGAGTGAAGCCCGATCTGGCCCACGGTCTGGGTCTCGCCATGATCCTCCCCGCCGTGCTGCGCCAGATATACGTGGCTCAGCCCGAGGTCCTGGCAGAGCTCTACGCCCCCATAGTATCGGACCTCAAGGGAATTCCCGCCGAGGCCGACATGGTAGCTCGCAAGGTCGAACGCTGGCTCTACGACATGGGAGTAACCTCCAAGCTTTCCGACGAGGGCTACACCGATGCGGACGTCCCCAAGTTGGTCAAACTGGCTCAGACCACCCCGTCGCTGGACGGACTGCTCTCCATGGCTCCTATCCCTGCCGGAGCGGACGTCATCGAGAGAATCTACAGGGACTCTATGACCCCCTACGGGTGCTGCTGCTGATATTTAATATTTAAATCAAAATAGGGGATGCGATCCCGCGGGATCGCATCCCCTATTTTTCAGTTTTCGTCCGTCTTGGGAAAATCCTTTTTTTTCATCGAGAGGGATAGCCTCTTTCTCTTCAGATCTACGTCCAATACCGCTACCTCCACCGTCTGTCCCGGCTTGGCCGCCTGATGGGGGTCCTTTACGAAACGATCGGACAGGCGACTGACGTGGACAAGGCCGTCCTGGTGAACTCCGACGTCCACGAAGGCCCCGAAGTCCGTGACGTTGGTCACTATTCCCGGCAGAACCATGCCGGCCCTAAGGTCCGACAGCTCGGACACGGAGGGGTCGAAGGAGAAGGGCTGAAGCCTTTCCCTAGGGTCTCTGCCGGGCTTAGCCAGCTCGGACAATATGTCGTTCACCGTAGGCAGTCCCACGTCTCCTCCGACGTAGCGACCGGGATCTATGGATTTTCGTAGTTCCTCGTCTTTCAAAAGGTCCGGGATGGACCTTCCCAGATTTTCGGCCATGGAGTTGACCAGGTCGTATCTCTCGGGATGGACGGCGCTGTCGTCAAGAGGATGGGATCCTCCCCTGATCCTGAGGAATCCCGCCGCCTGCTGGTAGGTCTTTGGCCCCAGGCCGGATACCTTCAGCAGATCCTTTCTGGTCTTGAAGGGACCTTCCTTTCGTCTTCTCTCGACCACCGACTTGGCCAGCTTGAGACTCAGTCCGGAGACGAAGGAAAGAAGCTGAGGGCTGGCGGTGTTGACCTCCACACCTACGGAGTTGACGCAGGACGCCACGACGTCGTCCAGGGCCTTCTTCAGTTCCTTCTGGTCCACATCGTGCTGATACTGGCCCACCCCGATGGATTTCGGGTCCACCTTCACCAGCTCCGCCAGGGGATCCATCAGCCGCCTGCCGATGGAGACCGCCCCCCGGTAGGACACGTCGAGGTCGGGAAACTCCTCTCTAGCCAGTGCGGAAGCCGAATATATGGAGGCTCCGCTCTCGTTGACCGAGTATATCTCGGCTCCCTCGGGCAGACAGTCCTTCAGGAACGCCTCCGTCTCCCTTCCGGCCGTTCCGTTGCCCACCGCGACCGCCTCTATGCCGTATTGGCCGAACAGCCTGGCCACGCTTTCCATAGCCTGCTCTCGTCTCGCCTGAGAAGTGTGGGGGAAGACCGTCTCGTGATGGACCATCTCTCCCGTCTCGTCCAGACAGACCAGCTTGCATCCCGTCCTGAAACCCGGATCCAGTGCCATTACCCTCTTCTGCCCCAGAGGAGGGGCCATCAGGACCTCCCTGACGTTCTTGACGAAAACGGAGATAGCCTCCCTGTCGGCCTTGCTCTTCAGGGCCTTTCTTGCCTCTGTCTCCATAGAGGATTCCAGCAGTCTCTTGTAGCCGTCCTCCACCGCCTCTTTCACCTGATTGGAGTCGGCCTTCTCACCCTTGACGAATCGGGTCTCCAGCCTGCGGATGGCCGCCTCCTGAGGAGGGCGGACCGACACGGAGAGAGCTCCCTCGGACTCGCCTCTGAACATCGCCAGTATCCGGTGGGACGGGGCCTTGGCCATGGGCTCCTCCCAGTCGCTCCAATCGGCGAAACGAGCCCCTTCCTCCTCCTTGCCGGGCTTCATCTTGGCCTTCAGGGTTCCTCGGCGGACGAAAAGGGCCCTCATCTCCATCCTGGCCTCTCCGTTCTCGCTTATCTCCTCGGCGATGATGTTTCTCGCTCCCTCAAGAGCCTCCTGGATCGAGTTCACTCCCTTTTCCTCGTCCAGGAAGCGGGACGCCTCCGCCTCGAGGTCGATACCCTCCTGAGACATTATGATCCGAGCCAGAGGCTCCAGCCCTTTCTCCCTGGCTACAGTCGCCTTCGTTCGTCTCTTGGGTCGGAAGGGCAGGTATATGTCCTCCAGGGCGGTCATGGTACCGGCCTTGTCCAGTTTTGCCTTAAGCTCCTCCGTCAGAAGGCCTCTCTCCTCCAGAGAGCTCACCATGGACGCCCGACGTTTGTCCGTCTCGACAAGCCTCTCCAGGCCGTCCCTTATTCCCGCTATGGCGACCTCGTCCAGGCTTCCCGTCGCCTCCTTGCGGTAACGGGCTATGAAGGGAACGGTGCATCCTTCCTCCAACAAGGCCGCCGTGGCCTCGACGTTCTCTCGGGGTATGCGGAGCTCCTTGGCCAGGATCTTCTGGTGAGATAGTTCCATATCTTAAAATCGCCTCCGTATTCGTCGAACCGTATCGATCTTACATAATACAGCAAAGGTCTGGAAAAATGGGGTAGAAAGGGTTATCTTGTCTATGGTAGCGATACTTCAGGAGGTGTATTTATTGTCCATTTACAGAGGGCTCGCCATGACCGTGGCGGGCAGCGATTCGGGCGGTGGAGCGGGGATCCAGGCGGACCTGAAGACCTTTGCGGCCCTGAGGGTCTTCGGAACCTCCGCCTTGACAGCCGTGACGGCTCAAAACAGCCTGGGAGTTCAGGCCATACACGATATACCGCCTGAGATTATATACGAGCAGATGAAATCGGTACTGTCAGACTTCTCCATAGGAGCGGTCAAGACCGGCATGTTGGGAAAGACGGACGCCATAGGAGCGGTCTGTCGGGCCGTAAGGGATTTTTCCGTACATAAGCTGGTGGTGGACCCGGTGATGATAGCCCAGAGCGGCGACTCTCTCATCCAGGACGACGCGGTATCGGCCATAAAGGAGGAACTGCTGCCTCTGGCCACCCTGGTGACCCCCAACGTCCCGGAGGCGGAGAGACTAAGCGGGCTGGAGGTCCCCGACGTGGAGGGCATGATCGCAGCGGCCTCAGCCATAGCAGGAATGGGACCTCAGGCCGTGTTGGTAAAGGGAGGGCATCTGGAGGGCGATAAGGTGATAGACGTACTGTGGACCTCGGGTAAACCGATCAAGTTCGAGTCTCCCAGGATAGACACGGAAAACAACCATGGCACCGGCTGCACCCTAAGCGCCGCCATAGCCGCCGAACTTGCCGCCGGATGCGAGCTGGACCTGGCGGTGGAAAGAGGTCGGGCCTATCTCATGATGGCCCTGGAGAGGGGCTTCAAGCCCGGCAAGGGATACGGCCCCACAGGTCACGCCGTGACCCCCGATTGGGTTGAGAAAGGAGAGTAGAGTATGAACGTACCGGAAAGACTAAATCAGTGTTGGAGCAA from Dethiosulfovibrio faecalis encodes the following:
- a CDS encoding NAD(P)/FAD-dependent oxidoreductase, which gives rise to MQLEKFDVIVVGGGPAGMMAAGKAAETGASVALVEKNDRLGVKLAITGKGRCNLTHMEKDPLKLVEPFGRNGRFLLSSLSRFGVEETLEFFRSRGVATKVERGSRVFPETGLNSEDVINALSDFMFEGKVKIFTVTTARGLTVSGGKVTGIVTDRGTMSASSVIVTTGGMSYPGTGSTGDGYRWAKETGHRIVGPEPAICPVKTEETWCSELQGLTLRNVSISLWRGGKKVSDRFGEMLFTHFGISGPIVMDMAKEIGASLTKGPSTLFLDLKPALDKGKLDARILRDLEAHRRELLKNGLKDLLPRAIIPVIMEAAGIPAETRVDEVTKEQRKDLIEAVKSLPITPIGLLGYRWSVITSGGISLKDVDPKTMASKKTAGLFFAGEILDLDGPTGGYNLQVCWSTGYVAGNEAALYAKGGSEKNPSSAS
- the thiD gene encoding bifunctional hydroxymethylpyrimidine kinase/phosphomethylpyrimidine kinase; this encodes MSIYRGLAMTVAGSDSGGGAGIQADLKTFAALRVFGTSALTAVTAQNSLGVQAIHDIPPEIIYEQMKSVLSDFSIGAVKTGMLGKTDAIGAVCRAVRDFSVHKLVVDPVMIAQSGDSLIQDDAVSAIKEELLPLATLVTPNVPEAERLSGLEVPDVEGMIAAASAIAGMGPQAVLVKGGHLEGDKVIDVLWTSGKPIKFESPRIDTENNHGTGCTLSAAIAAELAAGCELDLAVERGRAYLMMALERGFKPGKGYGPTGHAVTPDWVEKGE
- a CDS encoding iron-containing alcohol dehydrogenase → MWDAKMPIHEIREIRAKTTVYLGVGAIAKIDDIVGELKGKGIGKVLCVTGRGSYKKTGAWDHVTAAFQKHGVEHVLFDKIRPNPEADDVDAAAKMGRDFGAQAVVAIGGGSPIDAGKSAAILMEYKDQDARSLYEFKFTPEKAAPIVAINLTHGTGTEADRFAVVTIPEKEYKPAIAYDCIYPAYAIDDPALMTGLSAAQTRFTAIDAVNHVTEAATTKVATPYTVLLAKEVVRLVAKYLPQALQNPDDLTARYYLLYSSLIAGICFDNGLLHFTHALEHPLSGVKPDLAHGLGLAMILPAVLRQIYVAQPEVLAELYAPIVSDLKGIPAEADMVARKVERWLYDMGVTSKLSDEGYTDADVPKLVKLAQTTPSLDGLLSMAPIPAGADVIERIYRDSMTPYGCCC
- a CDS encoding Tex family protein, producing the protein MELSHQKILAKELRIPRENVEATAALLEEGCTVPFIARYRKEATGSLDEVAIAGIRDGLERLVETDKRRASMVSSLEERGLLTEELKAKLDKAGTMTALEDIYLPFRPKRRTKATVAREKGLEPLARIIMSQEGIDLEAEASRFLDEEKGVNSIQEALEGARNIIAEEISENGEARMEMRALFVRRGTLKAKMKPGKEEEGARFADWSDWEEPMAKAPSHRILAMFRGESEGALSVSVRPPQEAAIRRLETRFVKGEKADSNQVKEAVEDGYKRLLESSMETEARKALKSKADREAISVFVKNVREVLMAPPLGQKRVMALDPGFRTGCKLVCLDETGEMVHHETVFPHTSQARREQAMESVARLFGQYGIEAVAVGNGTAGRETEAFLKDCLPEGAEIYSVNESGASIYSASALAREEFPDLDVSYRGAVSIGRRLMDPLAELVKVDPKSIGVGQYQHDVDQKELKKALDDVVASCVNSVGVEVNTASPQLLSFVSGLSLKLAKSVVERRRKEGPFKTRKDLLKVSGLGPKTYQQAAGFLRIRGGSHPLDDSAVHPERYDLVNSMAENLGRSIPDLLKDEELRKSIDPGRYVGGDVGLPTVNDILSELAKPGRDPRERLQPFSFDPSVSELSDLRAGMVLPGIVTNVTDFGAFVDVGVHQDGLVHVSRLSDRFVKDPHQAAKPGQTVEVAVLDVDLKRKRLSLSMKKKDFPKTDEN